TCCGAATCGAGCTCCCCGTCACCCCGCCCGCGATGGACCGCACGACATGACGGCCGACCAGAAGCTCCACGCCCTCCGAGCCGCCCTCCGGCAGTCGCGGGCGCTGGCTGTGGCATTCTCAGGGGGAGTGGACAGCTCGCTGCTGCTGAAGGTGGCCGCCGACGAGCTCGGCGACCGCGCCGTGGCGATCACGGCGCGGGGCGCGATCTACCCCCAGCAGGAGCTGGACTCCGCGGCCGAGCTCGCGCGGGCGCTCGGCGTGCGCCACGTCTTCGTGGATGTCGAGCCCCTGCGCCTCCCGGAGTTCGTGGCGAACCCGCCCGACCGATGCTATCACTGCAAGCGAGCCGTATTCACCCTCATCCTCCAGAAGGCGCGCGAGTTGGGCATCGAGGCTGTGGCCGACGGCTCGAATGCCGACGACGCCGCAGACTGGCGGCCCGGCAGCCGGGCGACGGCGCAACTGGGGGTGCTCTCGCCCCTGCGCGACGCGGGCCTCACCAAGGCCGAGATTCGCGACCTCTCGCACCGCCTCGGCCTGCCGACCGCCGACCTGCCGTCGCGGGCCTGCCTCGCCTCGCGCATCCCCTACGGCACGCCGATCCGCCGCCA
The Planctomycetota bacterium genome window above contains:
- the larE gene encoding ATP-dependent sacrificial sulfur transferase LarE, yielding MTADQKLHALRAALRQSRALAVAFSGGVDSSLLLKVAADELGDRAVAITARGAIYPQQELDSAAELARALGVRHVFVDVEPLRLPEFVANPPDRCYHCKRAVFTLILQKARELGIEAVADGSNADDAADWRPGSRATAQLGVLSPLRDAGLTKAEIRDLSHRLGLPTADLPSRACLASRIPYGTPIRRQDLERVERAEAALEALGFTGLRVRHHGAVARLELRVADLPRAVAPDTREAILAALKALGYRYVALDLEGYRTGSLNEVLDL